A window of Actinobacillus suis ATCC 33415 contains these coding sequences:
- a CDS encoding Fic family protein: MKNIQADLMLKYNQQSNAIEGNTLDIFETRVLLESGITANGKPFKDHLEIINHQEAIGYLTDLVKENAPLTEVTIKNFHYLLLQKTDNAREAGQYRNVPVIINGAEHQPPQPFLVHPQMEELMHWNQENLNTLKPIERIAMLHNKFIAIHPFIDGNGRTGRLLMNLELMKAGFQVTILKAENRADYYRALALGDLGNYQPITEFIAKAVYETMERTLNLIYPNWINELN, from the coding sequence ATGAAAAATATTCAAGCGGATTTAATGTTGAAATATAATCAGCAATCCAATGCGATAGAAGGAAATACATTAGATATATTTGAAACTCGCGTGTTACTTGAAAGTGGCATTACCGCTAACGGAAAACCATTTAAAGATCATTTAGAGATTATTAACCACCAAGAAGCGATTGGTTACTTAACCGATCTCGTAAAAGAAAATGCACCGCTGACAGAAGTGACAATAAAAAATTTCCACTATTTGTTACTACAAAAAACCGATAATGCACGAGAAGCCGGACAATACCGTAATGTACCCGTTATTATTAACGGTGCAGAACATCAACCGCCACAACCTTTTTTAGTTCATCCGCAAATGGAAGAATTAATGCATTGGAACCAAGAAAATCTCAATACATTGAAACCGATTGAACGCATTGCGATGCTACATAACAAATTTATAGCAATTCACCCTTTTATTGATGGTAATGGACGTACCGGACGTTTATTGATGAATTTAGAATTAATGAAAGCCGGTTTCCAAGTGACGATTTTAAAAGCTGAGAATCGAGCTGACTATTATCGTGCATTGGCGTTAGGTGATTTAGGTAATTATCAACCGATCACAGAATTTATCGCAAAAGCCGTTTATGAAACAATGGAACGTACCTTAAACCTTATTTACCCAAACTGGATTAACGAACTCAATTAA
- a CDS encoding YoaH family protein encodes MDNALLSLTHEQQQAAVEQIQELMAQGVGSGEAIQIIANRLREAHQKNTSENNS; translated from the coding sequence ATGGATAATGCTCTACTTTCTTTAACCCATGAACAGCAACAAGCTGCTGTAGAACAAATTCAAGAACTGATGGCACAAGGCGTGGGCAGTGGCGAAGCGATTCAAATTATTGCTAATCGTCTAAGAGAAGCACATCAAAAAAATACTTCGGAGAACAATTCATGA
- the truC gene encoding tRNA pseudouridine(65) synthase TruC, with the protein MELEILYRDDELIAINKPAGMLVHRSWLDKHETQFAMQTLRDQIGQHVFPIHRLDRPTSGVLLFALNSEMARLMSEQFEQHQMEKGYLAIVRGYLLDKGEIDYPLKVILDKIADKFSQPKEAQQAVTFYQNLASVEMPYPAGKHQTARYSLVELLPKTGRKHQLRRHMKHLFHPIMGDTKYGDLHQNRTLTEKTGCDRLMLHSHFLKFTHPKTAQKIEVFAPLDEQWQRLFIQFNWQFSHFY; encoded by the coding sequence ATGGAACTTGAAATTTTATACCGTGATGATGAACTGATTGCAATCAACAAACCGGCTGGAATGTTAGTCCACCGCTCATGGCTGGATAAACACGAAACGCAATTTGCGATGCAAACATTACGTGATCAAATCGGTCAACACGTTTTTCCGATTCATCGCTTAGATCGCCCGACTTCCGGTGTGTTATTGTTTGCATTAAATAGTGAAATGGCTCGCCTAATGAGCGAGCAATTTGAACAGCATCAAATGGAAAAAGGTTATTTAGCGATAGTACGAGGTTATCTGCTTGATAAAGGCGAGATCGATTATCCGCTAAAAGTGATTTTAGACAAGATTGCCGATAAGTTTTCTCAACCGAAAGAAGCGCAACAAGCGGTCACTTTTTACCAAAATCTTGCCAGTGTCGAAATGCCTTATCCGGCGGGCAAACATCAAACCGCACGTTACAGTTTGGTTGAATTATTACCGAAAACTGGGCGTAAACATCAATTGCGCCGCCATATGAAGCATTTATTTCATCCAATTATGGGCGATACAAAATACGGTGACTTACACCAAAATCGTACCTTAACCGAGAAAACCGGTTGCGACCGATTAATGTTACATTCGCATTTTTTAAAATTTACACACCCAAAAACAGCGCAAAAAATTGAAGTTTTTGCACCGCTTGATGAGCAATGGCAACGTTTATTTATACAATTTAATTGGCAATTTAGCCATTTTTATTAG
- a CDS encoding YcjX family protein, with product MFNKIQNKLHKFVQRGLDNHLRLAVTGLSRSGKTAFITSFVDQLLHINKDSHAHVNLFGAARNGQILSVKRVEQGDLTIPRFEYDKNRQCLENDPPVWAPSTTGISEIRLAIRYQRQDGLIKHLKETGTLYLDIFDYPGEWLLDLPLLTQSFKQWSQAQQLVHKGKRMELAQPWLQAVKNLDLFAKADENQLAELSEIYTAYLLECKQAGMQYIQPGRFVLPTENSKGAPIFQFFPLLDLSETDWEKLETAPANSTFQMLKKRYTQYQQKIVKPFYEDYFSQFDRQVILADCLTPLNHSLEAFLEMKIGLQQLFKHFHYGNRSLFHRLFSSNIDKLLFVATKADHITSDQLPNLESLMRQLVQEGGRHAAFDGIETGYHAISAIRATDPVVVTQNGTQIKAIRGIRSTDKKQVTLYPGTVPSRLPDANYWQFNRFEFDQFEPKPLAYGEPIPHLRMDAVLQFLLADMLE from the coding sequence ATGTTTAACAAAATCCAAAACAAACTGCACAAATTTGTGCAACGCGGTTTAGATAATCATCTTCGCCTTGCCGTGACCGGTTTAAGTCGTAGCGGCAAAACCGCCTTTATTACCAGTTTTGTCGATCAGCTATTGCATATCAATAAAGACAGCCATGCACACGTCAATTTATTTGGTGCAGCACGCAATGGGCAAATTCTCTCGGTGAAACGAGTTGAACAAGGCGATTTAACCATTCCTCGTTTTGAATACGATAAAAACCGTCAATGTTTGGAAAATGATCCGCCGGTATGGGCGCCTTCTACTACCGGTATCAGCGAAATTCGCTTAGCGATCCGCTACCAACGCCAAGACGGTTTAATCAAACATTTAAAAGAAACCGGTACGCTCTACTTGGATATTTTCGATTATCCGGGCGAATGGCTGTTAGACTTACCGCTACTCACACAATCTTTCAAGCAATGGTCGCAAGCTCAGCAATTAGTGCATAAAGGAAAACGTATGGAACTGGCACAGCCTTGGTTACAAGCAGTCAAAAACTTAGATCTTTTTGCCAAAGCAGACGAAAACCAACTTGCCGAATTAAGCGAAATTTACACCGCTTATTTGTTGGAATGTAAACAAGCCGGTATGCAATATATTCAGCCGGGGCGATTTGTCTTACCGACTGAAAATTCAAAAGGTGCGCCGATTTTTCAATTCTTCCCGTTATTAGATTTAAGCGAAACCGATTGGGAAAAACTGGAAACCGCCCCAGCAAACAGTACCTTTCAAATGCTGAAAAAGCGTTATACGCAATATCAGCAAAAGATTGTTAAACCGTTTTATGAAGACTATTTTTCACAATTCGACCGCCAAGTGATTCTTGCCGATTGTTTAACGCCGTTAAATCACAGCTTAGAGGCATTTTTAGAAATGAAAATCGGCTTGCAACAATTATTCAAGCATTTTCATTACGGCAACCGTTCGCTGTTTCACCGCCTGTTTTCGTCCAATATCGATAAGCTATTATTTGTCGCAACCAAAGCAGATCATATCACCAGCGATCAGCTACCAAATTTAGAAAGCTTGATGCGCCAGTTAGTGCAAGAAGGCGGACGACACGCCGCTTTTGACGGTATTGAAACCGGCTATCACGCCATTTCGGCGATCCGAGCGACCGATCCAGTAGTTGTTACCCAAAACGGTACACAAATTAAAGCGATTCGAGGCATTCGTTCAACCGATAAAAAACAAGTGACGCTTTACCCCGGTACCGTACCAAGCCGATTACCTGATGCAAACTATTGGCAATTTAACCGTTTTGAGTTCGACCAGTTTGAACCGAAACCGCTCGCCTACGGTGAGCCAATTCCGCATTTACGTATGGATGCGGTATTACAATTCTTATTGGCGGATATGTTGGAATAA
- the serS gene encoding serine--tRNA ligase, translating into MIDQNLLRTNLDDVANALKVKRGFTLDVERVKALEEQRKTLQVKTETLQAERNARSKNIGAAKARGEDISALLAEVDNMGNELNEAKVALDQVQAEIRELLLSVPNLPADEVPLGKDDTENLEVSRWGEPRQFDFEVKDHVALGEALNGLDFAAGVKLTASRFVVMKGKLARLHRALSQFMLDLHTEQHGYVETNVPFLVNHDTLFGTGQLPKFGEDLFHTQPLTGQDPNETQRPFSLIPTAEVPVTNLVRDEIIDEDTLPLRYTAHTPCFRSEAGSYGRDTRGLIRMHQFEKVEMVQIVAPEKSMEALEELTGHAEKVLQLLGLPYRKVLLCTGDMGFGSAKTYDLEVWLPAQNTYREISSCSNMWDFQARRMAARCKAKSDKKTRLVHTLNGSGLAVGRTLVAVLENYQNADGSITVPEVLRPYMGGVEVITA; encoded by the coding sequence ATGATCGACCAAAATCTTCTTCGTACTAATTTAGACGATGTTGCAAATGCACTTAAAGTTAAACGTGGCTTTACCCTTGATGTAGAGCGTGTAAAAGCATTGGAAGAACAACGCAAAACACTTCAAGTAAAAACCGAAACCTTACAAGCGGAACGTAACGCCCGTTCAAAAAATATCGGTGCGGCAAAAGCTCGCGGCGAAGATATTTCTGCGTTATTAGCGGAAGTAGATAATATGGGTAACGAATTAAACGAAGCAAAAGTCGCTTTAGACCAAGTACAAGCAGAAATTCGTGAGTTACTCTTATCTGTGCCGAACTTACCGGCTGACGAAGTGCCTTTAGGTAAAGATGATACGGAAAACTTAGAAGTATCACGTTGGGGCGAGCCTCGCCAATTTGATTTTGAAGTAAAAGATCACGTGGCATTAGGCGAAGCGTTAAACGGTTTAGATTTTGCTGCCGGCGTAAAATTAACGGCTAGCCGTTTTGTGGTAATGAAAGGTAAACTTGCTCGTTTACACCGTGCCTTATCGCAGTTTATGTTAGATCTTCACACTGAACAACACGGCTATGTGGAAACAAACGTACCGTTCTTAGTCAACCACGATACGCTGTTCGGTACCGGTCAATTGCCAAAATTCGGCGAAGATTTATTCCATACTCAACCATTAACCGGTCAAGATCCAAACGAAACGCAACGTCCGTTTAGTTTAATTCCAACCGCAGAAGTGCCTGTAACTAACCTTGTGCGTGATGAAATCATTGATGAAGATACATTACCATTACGCTATACTGCACATACACCGTGCTTCCGTTCTGAAGCAGGTTCTTATGGTCGTGATACTCGTGGTTTAATCCGTATGCACCAATTTGAAAAAGTAGAAATGGTTCAAATTGTAGCACCTGAAAAATCAATGGAAGCGTTAGAAGAATTAACAGGCCACGCAGAAAAAGTATTACAACTTTTAGGTTTACCATACCGTAAAGTTCTGCTTTGCACAGGCGATATGGGCTTCGGTTCAGCAAAAACTTACGATTTAGAAGTTTGGTTACCGGCACAAAACACTTACCGTGAGATTTCTTCTTGCTCAAATATGTGGGATTTCCAAGCTCGCCGTATGGCTGCACGTTGCAAAGCAAAAAGCGATAAGAAAACTCGCTTAGTTCACACCTTAAACGGCTCAGGTTTAGCGGTGGGTCGTACTTTAGTTGCAGTACTTGAAAACTACCAAAATGCTGACGGCTCGATCACTGTGCCAGAAGTATTACGTCCATATATGGGCGGTGTGGAAGTAATTACCGCTTAA
- a CDS encoding inorganic triphosphatase, whose protein sequence is MENEIELKIMLKAENVETLADWFTQQNVLSQATDILGNTYFDTPEQFFAQQKMGLRVRNHNQKYEMTLKTKGEIVDGLHIRPEYNLPLESYQPDFKRLNSHFNLQIPQAEQIAQQLSPTFSTDFTRRKWLIGLNQSQIEVALDQGMIKNGFGEEAICELELELKSGSLTDILALLKQIPRQDGMWFSNLSKAQRGYLVGQAVKFKQQISKALESSSGEVLLQQLADYIRTVEQDLEVLGNFSQLSGLQLNSWTEAQQYLTSKTYFEENLAKIEQRLAKN, encoded by the coding sequence ATGGAAAATGAAATTGAGCTAAAAATCATGCTAAAAGCGGAGAATGTAGAAACATTGGCGGATTGGTTTACGCAACAGAATGTTTTGTCGCAAGCGACTGATATATTAGGGAACACTTATTTTGATACGCCGGAACAATTTTTTGCCCAGCAAAAAATGGGGTTGCGAGTGCGTAACCATAATCAAAAGTACGAGATGACTTTAAAAACCAAGGGTGAAATTGTCGATGGGTTGCATATTCGCCCCGAATATAACTTACCGTTGGAAAGCTATCAGCCGGATTTCAAGCGGTTAAATTCGCACTTTAATTTGCAAATCCCACAAGCGGAACAGATTGCGCAGCAACTTTCGCCAACTTTTAGTACCGATTTTACTCGCCGTAAATGGCTAATTGGGCTTAATCAATCGCAAATTGAAGTGGCGTTGGATCAAGGTATGATCAAAAACGGTTTTGGCGAAGAAGCAATTTGTGAATTAGAGCTGGAACTTAAAAGCGGCAGCTTAACTGATATATTGGCTTTACTAAAACAAATTCCACGCCAAGACGGTATGTGGTTTAGCAATTTAAGCAAAGCGCAACGAGGCTATTTAGTTGGACAAGCGGTTAAATTTAAGCAACAAATTAGCAAAGCGCTCGAGAGTAGTTCCGGCGAGGTGTTACTGCAACAATTAGCGGATTATATTCGTACCGTTGAACAAGATTTGGAAGTATTAGGCAACTTTAGCCAATTATCAGGTTTGCAGTTGAACAGTTGGACAGAAGCGCAGCAATATTTAACAAGCAAAACCTATTTTGAAGAAAATCTAGCAAAAATCGAACAACGTTTAGCAAAAAACTAA
- a CDS encoding excalibur calcium-binding domain-containing protein codes for MLSLILFVGTFWYAWYYVSQSLQTKGKNKLISHACGGLFGFCMASLSLFTSGPEKAESENPQILPTVPRAMVYTPTSAQSLIQENPTQAYLSNSFATPLPKMEETEDEAHITIRSSYSPKHLEKINKEQSVSRLATRHSENTKENAKPKKNNHFVEKQNQSMKKIVHSEHPKAKPLKKQVSEELSFQCGKRRCGQMDNCAEAKYHLRRCGVSSLDRDHDGVPCENLCG; via the coding sequence ATGCTTTCACTTATTTTGTTTGTCGGAACATTTTGGTACGCGTGGTACTATGTTTCTCAATCACTACAAACAAAAGGCAAAAATAAACTTATTAGTCATGCTTGTGGTGGTTTATTTGGGTTTTGTATGGCAAGTTTGTCGTTATTTACAAGCGGGCCAGAAAAAGCTGAGTCTGAAAATCCGCAGATTCTACCGACCGTTCCTCGCGCTATGGTGTATACACCGACATCGGCACAATCTCTTATTCAAGAAAACCCAACTCAAGCCTATTTAAGTAATAGCTTTGCAACTCCGTTACCTAAAATGGAAGAAACGGAAGATGAAGCCCATATCACAATTCGCTCATCCTATTCTCCAAAACATCTAGAAAAGATTAATAAAGAGCAGTCTGTTTCCCGTTTAGCTACGCGCCATTCAGAAAATACTAAAGAAAATGCGAAACCTAAAAAAAATAACCATTTCGTAGAAAAACAAAATCAAAGCATGAAAAAAATTGTTCATTCAGAACATCCAAAAGCAAAGCCATTGAAAAAACAAGTAAGTGAAGAGTTATCTTTCCAATGTGGTAAACGTCGTTGTGGACAAATGGATAATTGTGCAGAAGCTAAATATCATTTACGTCGTTGTGGCGTAAGTAGCTTAGATAGAGACCATGATGGTGTCCCTTGTGAGAATTTATGCGGCTAA
- a CDS encoding YqcC family protein: protein MKTKVRQHLTDLEIALRTHKQWDAVAPSLEDLANDQPFCLGTLSPTQWLQWIFIPRMHALLDAGADLPRNFSITPYLEEALKDESYLKAIHQPVLLIELLLKD, encoded by the coding sequence ATGAAAACCAAAGTTAGACAACATTTAACCGATTTAGAAATTGCATTACGCACTCATAAGCAATGGGATGCGGTTGCACCGAGCTTGGAAGATTTAGCGAACGATCAACCGTTTTGTCTCGGCACGCTTAGCCCGACTCAATGGTTACAATGGATTTTTATTCCCCGTATGCACGCACTTTTAGACGCCGGTGCAGATTTACCTCGCAACTTTTCGATTACGCCTTACTTGGAAGAAGCCCTAAAAGACGAAAGCTATTTAAAAGCGATTCATCAGCCGGTGTTATTGATTGAATTATTATTAAAGGACTAA
- the smpB gene encoding SsrA-binding protein SmpB encodes MAKKPKVASNTIALNKRARHEYFIEEEIEAGLELQGWEVKSLRAGKANIGDSYVTFRNGEAFLFGATITPLNMASTHIVCDPTRTRKLLLNKRELDSLFGKVNRDGMTVVALSLYWKNAWAKVKVGVAKGKKLHDKREDIKDREWQVAKQRIMKNANRG; translated from the coding sequence ATGGCAAAAAAACCAAAAGTAGCTTCGAATACGATTGCACTAAATAAGCGTGCTCGTCATGAATATTTTATCGAAGAAGAAATTGAAGCCGGCTTAGAATTACAAGGCTGGGAAGTAAAATCGCTGCGTGCCGGCAAGGCGAATATCGGCGACAGTTACGTGACATTTCGTAACGGCGAAGCATTTCTATTCGGTGCAACTATCACCCCATTAAATATGGCTTCTACTCACATTGTTTGTGATCCGACTCGCACCCGTAAATTACTATTGAATAAACGTGAACTGGATTCGCTATTCGGTAAAGTAAATCGAGACGGCATGACGGTTGTAGCATTATCGCTCTACTGGAAAAATGCGTGGGCGAAAGTGAAAGTCGGCGTGGCAAAAGGTAAAAAATTACACGATAAACGTGAAGACATTAAAGACCGTGAATGGCAAGTAGCGAAACAGCGTATTATGAAAAACGCAAATCGTGGCTAA
- the dcuC gene encoding C4-dicarboxylate transporter DcuC has translation MYELKPFVAIIGILVTVYLLIKKYETRTVLIGIGLIMSIVTLNPMGALDAFSKSMTSSGLIMAICASMGFAYVMKYTQCDTHLVHLLTKPLSGLKFFLIPIATILTFFINIAIPSAAGCAAAVGATLIPVLKSAGVRPATAGAAILAGTFGSMMSPGSSHSAMLSEMSNLTITEVNLAHAPYTTIAGVIGAIALTVMAIILKDYGEEHRKAYLAEQQNAETKFSGVNPLYALAPLLPLIILVIGGTELQKTPGLEWTQMGVPQAMLIGAIYAIIVTRISPVKITEEFFNGMGNSYANVLGIIIAASVFVSGLKATGAVDSAIEFLKHSNEFVRWGATIGPFLMGIVTGSGDAAAIAFNTAVTPHAVELGYTHVNLGMAAAIAGAIGRTMSPIAGVTIVCAGLAMVSPVEMVKRTAPGMILATLFLALFML, from the coding sequence ATGTATGAACTTAAACCTTTTGTTGCCATTATCGGCATTTTAGTCACAGTTTACCTACTGATAAAAAAATATGAAACAAGAACCGTGCTAATCGGTATCGGTCTGATTATGTCGATTGTAACGCTTAATCCGATGGGAGCATTAGATGCCTTTTCTAAATCAATGACTTCAAGCGGTCTGATTATGGCGATTTGTGCCAGTATGGGGTTTGCTTATGTGATGAAATATACCCAATGCGATACGCATTTGGTGCATTTACTTACTAAACCGTTAAGCGGTTTGAAATTCTTTTTGATTCCGATTGCAACGATTCTGACTTTCTTTATCAATATTGCAATTCCATCCGCAGCAGGCTGTGCGGCAGCGGTAGGGGCAACTTTAATTCCGGTATTAAAAAGTGCAGGTGTACGTCCGGCAACCGCAGGGGCGGCAATTTTAGCCGGTACGTTTGGTTCAATGATGAGTCCGGGTTCTTCTCATTCGGCAATGTTAAGTGAAATGTCAAATTTAACCATTACCGAAGTGAATTTAGCCCATGCACCTTATACAACGATTGCCGGTGTTATCGGAGCGATTGCTTTGACGGTCATGGCAATTATTTTGAAAGATTATGGTGAGGAACACCGTAAAGCTTATTTAGCTGAGCAACAAAATGCAGAAACTAAATTTAGCGGCGTTAATCCGTTATATGCACTTGCACCGTTATTGCCGTTAATTATTCTTGTTATCGGCGGGACGGAATTACAAAAGACACCGGGCTTAGAATGGACCCAAATGGGCGTGCCGCAAGCAATGTTAATCGGTGCGATTTATGCGATTATCGTGACACGTATTTCGCCGGTTAAAATTACCGAAGAATTTTTCAACGGTATGGGGAATTCGTATGCCAATGTATTAGGTATTATTATTGCAGCAAGTGTGTTTGTTTCAGGCTTAAAAGCAACCGGTGCGGTGGACTCTGCAATTGAATTCCTTAAGCACTCAAATGAATTTGTGCGTTGGGGGGCGACTATCGGGCCATTTTTAATGGGAATTGTGACCGGCTCGGGTGATGCGGCGGCAATTGCGTTTAATACTGCAGTAACACCACACGCAGTGGAATTAGGTTATACCCACGTGAATTTAGGGATGGCGGCAGCGATTGCCGGTGCTATCGGTCGTACAATGTCACCGATTGCCGGGGTAACGATTGTTTGTGCGGGGCTTGCGATGGTCAGTCCGGTCGAAATGGTAAAACGTACCGCACCCGGTATGATTTTAGCAACATTATTTTTAGCGTTGTTTATGCTGTAA
- the pepE gene encoding dipeptidase PepE, whose protein sequence is MKNMLLMSGSKYKDTAYLVHTLPWLAQFLADYKGKKVAFVPYAGVRRSLDEYEATVKNALQSLEVEIVSVHRGKQHRDLIEQADVIAIGGGNTFCLLEQMYEHNLLDVIRSKVNSGTPYFGWSAGANVAGSSIMTTNDMPITYPPSFNALNLFPHQINPHFISGKMQGHNGESREERLEEFLIVNPQAQVYALLEGTALHIQGEQATVLGEQDILCFSEKMQLVRKAVNSTFNY, encoded by the coding sequence ATGAAAAATATGTTGTTGATGAGCGGTTCAAAATATAAAGATACCGCTTATTTAGTGCATACTTTGCCTTGGCTGGCACAATTTTTAGCTGATTATAAGGGTAAGAAAGTCGCTTTTGTTCCTTATGCAGGCGTACGTCGTTCATTGGATGAGTATGAAGCAACCGTAAAAAACGCATTACAATCTTTAGAGGTTGAAATCGTATCGGTACATCGAGGTAAACAACATCGTGATCTTATTGAACAGGCGGATGTGATTGCGATTGGTGGCGGTAATACTTTCTGCTTATTGGAGCAAATGTATGAACATAATTTACTGGATGTTATCCGCTCCAAAGTAAATAGTGGTACACCTTATTTCGGTTGGAGTGCCGGTGCAAATGTTGCTGGTAGTTCTATTATGACCACTAATGATATGCCGATTACTTACCCACCGTCTTTTAATGCGTTAAATCTCTTTCCACATCAAATTAATCCACATTTTATTTCCGGCAAAATGCAAGGACATAATGGCGAGAGTCGAGAAGAGCGCTTGGAAGAATTTTTGATCGTTAACCCCCAAGCTCAGGTTTATGCGCTGCTGGAAGGGACAGCATTACATATTCAAGGTGAACAAGCGACCGTACTCGGTGAGCAAGATATTCTCTGTTTTAGTGAAAAAATGCAGCTTGTCAGAAAAGCAGTTAATTCAACATTTAATTACTAA